In a genomic window of Halobiforma lacisalsi AJ5:
- a CDS encoding mechanosensitive ion channel family protein: MYGDLQGEESGGDPGAGAESEATDGLVEAASSFPSLEEIALALVVLVIGWFISKLVVRMAGRTVAQRIERPSVTRTVLRGVRVSVLLVTLIVVAYILGVSGGEIFLSVTVISAVIAVVLAPLVGSLINGFFVLADQPYEIGDMIEVVDQGHRGFVEDITIRYTKIFTLENTFIVIPNSEIQQRDVVNYSAEDERTRISVRFDITYESDLETARTAAERAARSVDEVISGGPDIRIGSARYAAAPVCAIDQYADDGISLVLYFWIKNPYKQALVRSSVQTAIRERFADADVEFAYPHRHHVFDETSGVARMAVDGRESEPRPEPARASPSDGSPMGAEADDGARESGDSSGPGE; encoded by the coding sequence ATGTACGGCGACCTCCAGGGAGAGGAGTCCGGGGGCGACCCCGGTGCCGGCGCCGAGTCCGAGGCGACCGACGGGCTCGTCGAAGCCGCCAGTTCGTTCCCCAGCCTCGAGGAGATCGCCCTCGCGCTCGTCGTCCTCGTGATCGGCTGGTTCATCTCGAAACTCGTCGTCCGGATGGCGGGCCGGACGGTCGCACAGCGGATCGAACGCCCCAGTGTTACGCGAACGGTGCTTCGCGGCGTCAGGGTCTCCGTCCTGCTCGTCACGCTCATCGTCGTCGCGTACATCCTGGGTGTCAGCGGCGGCGAAATCTTCCTCTCGGTGACCGTCATCTCGGCCGTGATCGCCGTCGTCCTCGCGCCGCTGGTTGGAAGCCTGATAAACGGCTTTTTCGTCCTCGCGGACCAGCCATACGAGATCGGTGACATGATCGAGGTCGTCGATCAGGGCCACCGTGGCTTCGTCGAGGACATCACCATCCGGTACACGAAGATCTTCACCCTCGAGAACACGTTTATCGTCATCCCGAACTCCGAGATCCAGCAGCGAGACGTCGTCAACTACTCCGCGGAGGACGAACGGACCCGGATCTCGGTGCGATTCGACATCACCTACGAGAGCGACCTCGAGACTGCCCGGACCGCGGCCGAGCGGGCGGCCCGCAGCGTCGACGAGGTTATCTCGGGCGGGCCGGACATCCGGATCGGGAGCGCACGGTACGCCGCCGCCCCGGTGTGTGCGATCGACCAGTACGCCGACGACGGGATCTCGCTCGTCCTGTACTTCTGGATCAAGAACCCCTACAAGCAGGCGCTCGTTCGCTCGAGCGTTCAGACAGCGATCCGGGAGCGGTTCGCGGACGCGGACGTCGAGTTCGCGTACCCCCATCGCCACCACGTGTTCGACGAGACCAGCGGCGTCGCGCGGATGGCGGTCGACGGTCGGGAGTCGGAACCCCGTCCCGAACCCGCCCGCGCGTCGCCGTCCGACGGCTCGCCGATGGGAGCGGAAGCCGACGACGGAGCGCGCGAGTCGGGAGACTCGAGCGGCCCCGGGGAGTAA